The Podospora pseudocomata strain CBS 415.72m chromosome 3, whole genome shotgun sequence genome window below encodes:
- a CDS encoding hypothetical protein (EggNog:ENOG503NU52; COG:S): MMDPHQDPPLQQESQKYDAEDAGNGRPADNSSSNINDTTSDSDPEALAQVPSGPAYSVFSKSTKRWIVTMIAFSSFVSPMTANIYFPALVPIARDLDVSVSMINLTLTTYMIFQAIAPTLVGDLADAAGRRPAFLICFVIYIFANLGLALQKNFAALLVLRMVQSAGSSGTVALSFAVIADVAVSAERGKYMGIVGAGINIGPALSPVFGGLLAEYLGWPAIFWFCMIYAAVWLIPYALTVPETCRNVVGNGSIPAQSWWNMTAVDLCRARRRKRNGESLGGARTKQKLRFPNPFNTLKVAFEKDLALLLFYGTLTYLVFILIAATLSTELEAIYHYSDLQLGLCYLPYGVGCCFAAVMQGYILDHNYRRIARKIGFTIDYKRGDDLSNFPIEKARILPASPFLFAGVAAVICYGWVLHFETHVAGPLALVFLIGLCVTGSFSILNTLLVDLYPEAPATAVAAMNLVRCLFGAGGTAVIEYMLRAMGRGWTFTFWGLVLVLFSPILWVLTKWGPGWREERRVRKLKEEEKERAVTSRP, encoded by the exons ATGATGGATCCTCATCAAGATCCGCCGCTCCAACAAGAGAGTCAAAAATACGATGCCGAAGATGCCGGTAATGGCCGGCCAGCAGACAACAGCTCgagcaacatcaacgacaCCACATCTGACTCAGATCCAGAAGCATTGGCTCAAGTACCCAGCGGTCCAGCTTATAGTGTCTTCTCCAAAAGTACGAAACGATGGATCGTGACCATGATCGCTTTCTCCAGCTTCGTCTCACC AATGACAGCAAATATATACTTTCCGGCTCTGGTGCCTATAGCTCGGGATCTTGACGTCTCGGTCAGTATGATCAATCTTACCCTGACCACCTACATGATCTTTCAAGCCATCGCCCCCACCCTTGTTGGCGACCTAGCAGATGCCGCTGGCAGAAGACCGGCCTTTTTGATATGCTTCGTCATCTACATCTTTGCCAACCTCGGCCTAGCTCTGCAGAAGAACTTTGCCGCGCTTCTGGTCTTGAGGATGGTTCAGAGTGCAGGCAGCAGTGGGACAGTAGCTCTTAGCTTTGCTGTGATTGCGGACGTTGCAGTCAGTGCCGAGAGGGGTAAATACATGGGAATTGTTGGCGCCGGCATCAATATTGGTCCTGCCCTGAGCCCGGTATTTGGAGGTCTCCTTGCCGAGTACCTCGGCTGGCCAGCTATATTCTGGTTCTGTATGATTTACGCCGCGGTCTGGCTCATACCGTACGCCCTGACGGTGCCTGAGACATGCAGAAACGTGGTGGGCAATGGTTCAATTCCAGCCCAGAGCTGGTGGAACATGACGGCCGTCGACCTGTGTCGTGCTCGCCGCCGGAAGCGCAATGGAGAATCATTGGGTGGCGCCCGCACCAAGCAAAAGCTGCGCTTTCCGAACCCGTTTAATACACTCAAGGTGGCCTTCGAAAAGGacctcgcccttcttctgTTTTACGGCACCTTGACCTACTTGGTGTTCATTCTCATTGCTGCAACACTGTCTACCGAGCTTGAAGCTATCTATCACTACAGTGACCTTCAGCTCGGTCTATGCTACCTGCCCTATGGAGTCGGATGCTGCTTTGCCGCTGTCATGCAGGGGTACATTCTGGACCACAACTACCGCCGAATAGCCCGCAAGATAGGCTTCACCATTGACTACAAGCGTGGCGACGATCTTTCGAATTTTCCGATAGAAAAGGCTCGCATACTACCAGCTTCCCCATTCCTTTTCGCCGGAGTAGCGGCTGTAATCTGCTATGGCTGGGTACTTCACTTCGAAACCCATGTTGCAGGACCACTGGCACTAGTTTTCCTAATCGGCCTCTGTGTGACAGGGTCCTTCTCGATACTCAATACTCTTCTTGTGGACTTGTACCCTGAAGCTCCCGCCACCGCCGTAGCGGCCATGAATCTCGTCAGGTGTCTCTTTGGCGCTGGTGGAACGGCCGTGATCGAGTACATGCTGAGGGCtatggggagaggatggacaTTTACTTTCTGGGGACTAGTTCTCGTGTTATTTTCTCCTATCCTCTGGGTCTTGACCAAATGGGGCCCTGGATGGcgagaggagagaagagtGCGGAAGCtcaaagaggaggaaaaggaaagagcGGTTACATCACGGCCCTGA
- a CDS encoding hypothetical protein (COG:U; EggNog:ENOG503NTVW), which yields MEDGPVSQGSGTSTGAEERHDQPNEVRKSGVKPNSGSAGSVLGKVSPAETASKPQSLGQPRHLPNRQSHVKQLPAIATTQTFVHMADLTTAFNALLKGREAPPTKPFNLDTADEFLKEAHRINTLIARLHSELRNLRQAYLSTAAPRKTHLRNASSQPIFLTDRDREEIDANAKMTIRDLNARIRALEDAEKLRQSTAAALLKKRFSHGLGALGSWAAGGAMLGKSKEQEMAEAAAHQLEAHRDSIIWYLSTRLRETIRTQQRMMETRLARELEKNRSVLARAKGSVLLASGGGYTAEPVTAGARPNVHNASLAAEEEQRPKPRLDNDLTEDQIQMFEKGNQDMLKHYESTLDKVRTAEKSLIEIAELQNLLVGNLTAQSAHIDQLVAESFDTTEGIGKGNKELKKSTSRSSPARYTFFAAAGLCTALVLWDLII from the exons ATGGAGGATGGGCCTGTATCTCAAGGTAGTGGTACCTCAACGGGAGCTGAAGAACGCCATGACCAGCCGAATGAGGTCCGAAAATCCGGGGTGAAGCCGAATAGTGGGTCAGCAGGCTCGGTTCTTGGCAAGGTTTCGCCCGCCGAGACAGCCAGCAAGCCACAAAGCTTGGGCCAGCCCCGTCATCTCCCAAACCGCCAAAGCCACGTCAAGCAGTTGCCGGCGATAGCAACAACCCAAACTTTCGTTCACATGGCCGACCTTACCACAGCGTTCAACGCCCTTTTGAAGGGCCGAGAGGCTCCTCCAACCAAGCCTTTTAATCTGGATACGGCCGACGAGTTCCTAAAAGAAGCCCACAGGATA AACACCCTTATTGCCCGTCTCCATTCCGAACTGCGCAACCTGAGACAGGCCTATCtttccaccgccgccccgcGCAAGACTCACCTCCGCAATGCCTCCTCCCAGCCTATATTCCTCACCGACCGCGACAGAGAAGAGATTGACGCCAACGCCAAGATGACGATTCGAGATCTCAATGCTCGCATCCGCGCGCTCGAGGACGCCGAGAAATTGCGCCAGAGCACGGCGGCAGCGCTTTTAAAGAAACGGTTCTCCCACGGACTCGGCGCTTTGGGTTCTTGGGCAGCTGGTGGAGCTATGTTGGGCAAGAgcaaggagcaggagatggCAGAGGCTGCGGCGCATCAGCTGGAAGCCCACAGAGACAGTATCATCTGGTATCTCTCGACACGCTTACGGGAAACCATTCGGACACAGCAGCGCATGATGGAGACTCGCTTGGCCAGGGAGCTTGAAAAGAACAGGAGTGTGCTAGCCAGGGCCAAAGGCTCTGTGTTGCTGGCCTCTGGAGGGGGCTACACTGCCGAACCAGTTACAGCAGGGGCAAGGCCGAATGTGCATAATGCCAGTCTAGCTGCTGAAGAGGAGCAAAGGCCAAAGCCACGCCTTGATAACGACCTTACCGAGGATCAGATTCAGATGTTCGAAAAGGGGAACCAAGATATGCTTAAGCATTATGAAAGCACACTGGATAAAGTCAG AACTGCAGAAAAGTCACTCATCGAGATTGCCGAGTTGCAGAACTTACTAGTTGGCAATCTCACTGCTCAGTCGGCTCATATCGACCAATTGGTGGCCGAGTCGTTTGACACGACGGAAGGTATTGGGAAAGGCAACAAAGAGCTCAAGAAGAGCACCTCGAGGAGTAGCCCTGCTCGATACACTTTCTTTGCTGCCGCAGGGCTATGTACCGCGCTTGTTCTTTGGGACTTGATAATTTAG